The Candidatus Binatia bacterium genome contains the following window.
TGACCGACCGATTGCAGCGGCTGGGGGAATTGGAGGCGGTGGGCGGAGTTGCCACGGTGGCAGAGCTTGCCGACCGGACGATGACCGCAGCCAACGTCAAGCACTATGCACGCATCGTCAAGGACAAGGCTGTTCTTCGGCAGTTGGGCGAAGTCGCGACTGATATCGTCACCCAGACAATGGATAGTGGTGGGGCGGTCGATCAGTTGCTCGAGGATGCGGAGGCGGCAGTCTTTCGTCTCTCCGAGGGCCGGATCGGAAAAGGCTTCACCAAGGTTGAGGACGTCGTTGAGGAATCGATTCACCAGATCGAGCAACTCTTTGAACGAAAAGAGGCGGTTACCGGGATTGCGTCCGGTTTCTACGATCTCGACAAGCTGACCTCCGGTTTTCAACCCGGCGATCTGATTATCATGGCCGGCCGTCCGTCGATGGGCAAAAGCGCATTGGCAGTGAACTGTGGGCAGTACGCAGCGCAGCATTCGGGAAAGGCGGTAGGCGTTTTTTCTCTGGAAATGTCCAAAGAGTCGATCGTCATGCGTATGCTTTGCGCGGAAGCGCGGGTCAGCATGGGCCGAGTTCGTAACGGTAATCTTTTCGATAATGATTTACCGCGCCTTGCGGCCGCGGCCAGTCGATTGACACAGATCCCGTTTTTCATCGATGACTCGCCCGCGCTTTCGGTCCTGGAATTGCGGGCGAAGTCCCGTCGATTGATGCGGGAGCACCCCGAGGGGCTTGGGCTGATCATCGTAGATTATCTTCAGTTGATGCGCGCCCACCAGAAAGTCGATAACCGAGAGCAGGAGATCTCGCTGATCTCGCGCTCGCTCAAAGGGCTCGCCAAGGAGCTTCATGTTCCGGTCATCGCCCTTTCACAGCTCAATCGTGGCGTCGAGATGCGAGCAGACAAGCGCCCCATGATGGCGGACCTTCGCGAGTCCGGTGCCATCGAACAGGATGCAGACGTGATCAGCTTCATCTACCGCGACGACTTTTATAATAAGGCGTCGCCTGAAGAGGGCATCGCCGAGGTGATCATCTCCAAGCAGCGTAACGGGCCCCAAGGCACCGCCAAGCTCGGTTTCCGCAAGGAGTTGACTCTTTTCGAGAACCTCAGCGGTCGAGAAGAAGACGAAGACGATCCACCGGCCGGAGACGATTTCGCTCTTTAGCGAAAGATCAAACGTGGCGGCGCAGGTCTCCGCGATCCGAGTCGTGAAGCGCTGCCTTGCGCCCGTCGGGTGGACCGGGAAATTCGCTGGTATTTGATGGCCGAAAGCCGCCAGCCTTATTGCCCGAGAGTCAGTTTTTGAACGACCAGTTCTGCTCGGAGGTCATGCCCGGCCTGAGAGAGATGAATTCCGTCTTCTCCAAGATCTATCTGCGAGTCCAGTGCCGAGAACGTGTCGATGATTTGCCTCGCAGGGTAGGCCTCGAAGATCGCGTCATTCATGGCTGAGAGGTTGAAACGCAATTGACGATCCGAGTTGTGATGAAGAGGCGTCGAAGTCGTGATGAAGATTGGAATCTCGGGATCGAAGGTCGCGATCGACGCAGCATGCTCTCGGTAGGCGCCGGCAATCTCCCGGATGCTTTTATGAGGGAGCATGCCTTCGGACCAGAAGCGCATATCGTTGGTCACAAAGGAAAAGATGAACACGTCCGGTGTCGGACCCTTCAGCGTCCGTTCGAGCTGGCTCCATGCGGCAAGGTGGCGAGGTGGGAGAAAGATTCCGAAATCTGCAACGGTCGCGCCTCCAATTGCTTGTGTCGCATCGATTTTCCAGTCGAGGCCCTCGCGATCATAGAGTCGCTGAGATACTTCGGACCAGGTCTCCAGACCGGACCATTCCAGCGCGGTGTTGGAGTCGCCGAGGTGGCTGATGAGGATTTCACCGTCTCCGTTTAGGTCGGAGATCGCCTGACCGGAAGCAACGCCGGGGTCGAGGACGACAAGTGTTCGGTCCTCAGTGGAGATCGCGTACAAGGTGCCGTGGGCGATGTCGAGCGCATTCAATGGCGCCGCTGTTTCATGGGATCCGATGATGTTGGGCTCCGACGAAGTATCCAGGATATAAATTCCATCTCGACCTGAGACATAGGCTGTGTCGTGATAAGCCTCGATGTCCGTTGCCTCCGTTCCGACCACTCCCGAGTGCAAGGTGCTTGCGGACTCCGGTTCTTCGAGATCGATGACGAAGAAGTTCTCGTCGGGGCTGGCGGTCGTCAAAAGGGCACGCCCACTGTTTATGTCGAGCCCGGTAACGTGACCGACGGGCAGGAACGCAACCTCCTTCAGCGCCGACAGATCCTCGATCGACAGAATATGGAGACCCTTCCGCGATCCAATATAGGCAAAGCCACCCTCCACGTGAATTTCGGTGACACTCTCGCGCAGGTCGAAGGAGGCGGTTTGCTGCGGTGCGCTCATCTCCGATACGTCCAGAATGAAGACTTCGGGAGCGGTGGGATCCTCGGTGGTTCCTAAATAAACGGAGTTTCCGGAAGCGAAAATGGCGGTTCCCGATTGTTGGCTCGGTGCATCGTAAGTGCCAACGACGCTGGGGTGGTCAAGGTCGTTGAGGTTGAGGATCGCAAGTTCGGATTCAGGATCTGTGGTGGCAACGAAGGCTCGCAAGGCTGTACCGGCAACGGCAGTTGGCTGGCCGGAGATTCGAGCGTGGCCGTGCTTCAGAAGGCCGCGCTTGCCGTCCGAGGCGCGTTGGTAGATCTGCAGGCCTGCCGGGTCCGTCTGGGCGATGAAAACGAGATTGCCGACGGCCTCGATTTCCAGGACGGGCGCACCGCTATAAGTCTTCTGGTGCTTAGGTGTAGCTGTCACGGAACCACAACCGGCCAAAACGAAGAGGAGCATTCCGAAACTGAAAAACGTACGAACGAATCGCTGTATTTCCGGAGGCCGGCTGTTTTCTCCCCAAACGCGTTCGCATGAATCCGCGGTCGCAAAGATCTCTTTGATTGGTATTGCTCGCATCGGCTGACTCGTCATCAAGTCATGCTGGATTGACGTGAAAGTAGCAATCCGACGCCCGGTCGGTGGGAAAGCGCACGCGGCGAAGGTGTAGCCTAACGCCTCTCGGGTCGCCGGAGGGCTTCTGCAAGGGCTCGCGGGTCGGGAGATTGCTCCAATGCACCGATCATGGCCACGGCACTGGCTCCGGCAGCGAGCGCCTCGGGGGCTGTTGTGGCGGTGATCCCACCAATGGCAACCAGAGGCTGGGTCGTGATTTGGCGAACAGCGCGCAGCCCCTCGATGCCCTGTGGCGCCTCAGCGTCCGGCTTGGAAGTGGTCGGGAAAATCGGTCCGAAACCCAGATAGTCGACTGGCAGGTTTCTGGCGGCGCGGACCTGAGCGGGGTTATGGGTGGAAAGCCCGATCAGAAATCCCTCGGGTGTCATGGTGCGAGCCACCGAAGGCGGAAGATCGGTTTGCCCGAGGTGGACACCATCCGCGCCAGCGGCAAGGGCGAGATCGACTCGGTCGTTGAGGACGAGTCGGGCGCCGGACGGACGGAGAATCTCGAGGAGTTCACGGGCGACAGACAAGGTTTGCTCGGCCGAGCTATCTTTTGCACGGAGTTGGAAAATTCGTGCGCCACCGGC
Protein-coding sequences here:
- a CDS encoding GDSL-type esterase/lipase family protein, which codes for MTATPKHQKTYSGAPVLEIEAVGNLVFIAQTDPAGLQIYQRASDGKRGLLKHGHARISGQPTAVAGTALRAFVATTDPESELAILNLNDLDHPSVVGTYDAPSQQSGTAIFASGNSVYLGTTEDPTAPEVFILDVSEMSAPQQTASFDLRESVTEIHVEGGFAYIGSRKGLHILSIEDLSALKEVAFLPVGHVTGLDINSGRALLTTASPDENFFVIDLEEPESASTLHSGVVGTEATDIEAYHDTAYVSGRDGIYILDTSSEPNIIGSHETAAPLNALDIAHGTLYAISTEDRTLVVLDPGVASGQAISDLNGDGEILISHLGDSNTALEWSGLETWSEVSQRLYDREGLDWKIDATQAIGGATVADFGIFLPPRHLAAWSQLERTLKGPTPDVFIFSFVTNDMRFWSEGMLPHKSIREIAGAYREHAASIATFDPEIPIFITTSTPLHHNSDRQLRFNLSAMNDAIFEAYPARQIIDTFSALDSQIDLGEDGIHLSQAGHDLRAELVVQKLTLGQ
- the dnaB gene encoding replicative DNA helicase yields the protein MTTAALATNPRVPPQSLEAEEAVLGGILLDNRAMDAVNEILVIEDFYREAHRKIFRALLELDEDREPADVVTLTDRLQRLGELEAVGGVATVAELADRTMTAANVKHYARIVKDKAVLRQLGEVATDIVTQTMDSGGAVDQLLEDAEAAVFRLSEGRIGKGFTKVEDVVEESIHQIEQLFERKEAVTGIASGFYDLDKLTSGFQPGDLIIMAGRPSMGKSALAVNCGQYAAQHSGKAVGVFSLEMSKESIVMRMLCAEARVSMGRVRNGNLFDNDLPRLAAAASRLTQIPFFIDDSPALSVLELRAKSRRLMREHPEGLGLIIVDYLQLMRAHQKVDNREQEISLISRSLKGLAKELHVPVIALSQLNRGVEMRADKRPMMADLRESGAIEQDADVISFIYRDDFYNKASPEEGIAEVIISKQRNGPQGTAKLGFRKELTLFENLSGREEDEDDPPAGDDFAL
- the thiE gene encoding thiamine phosphate synthase, whose translation is MSKTANLGEADICGLYAILNLAGTVADSAPQLALAHALVAGGARIFQLRAKDSSAEQTLSVARELLEILRPSGARLVLNDRVDLALAAGADGVHLGQTDLPPSVARTMTPEGFLIGLSTHNPAQVRAARNLPVDYLGFGPIFPTTSKPDAEAPQGIEGLRAVRQITTQPLVAIGGITATTAPEALAAGASAVAMIGALEQSPDPRALAEALRRPERR